tcagtgaaagaacatgggtcaaaatcataaaattaattaatgcaaataaaaaaaaacatttatctatatttaaatacattctatcgtatttttataaatcttcatttttagttttaaagtgtgtcgacagatggcagtgaatttactggggttacaaaatttactatgacagtaccgctctagtataagttactctatggtatcaaCATATCAGGTTGAACTTTTCATCATCATGAGTAGAGAGTAGATAATAATAAAGGTAGGTACCGTGATCTAGCATCGCTGGCTGGCAAAATAATAAAGCCCATAGTTCCATAACACTGACCTGATAACAAGTGAAGCCAGAATACGACCATATGATACTCCTTCGCTATTAAGGCCCCGTAGGTTTGTGTTCTTTTCTTACTCTCgatgagcgtaagcgtgagcaaGATACGGGGGGGGGGCTCCCGATATTCTACGGTTTTGTGATGGattcaattattagttttaatgtaAGATTTGTGGTTAAGCAATTACGGATCAAACACTATTTTCCAAATCTGTTCGCGTAATAGGTAATACTTTCCATTATTTGTTCACCGAACGGCCGATCGTACCCATGGTCTCGCTACTGAATTCGAGCCAATCTTGGCCTTGTCTCGATTCGATGTTCATTCAAATCTCATTCTTATTGCTCGCCGGTTTAGGTCGATAtcaatttgtattatatttccATCGCTTTTACAAATGCCAGCGCTTGTGAAcatttttacatgtttatgataATACTGTCGATGATTGTCCAAGAATGACATAAAAGAAAGTTTATTTagttataagtatatttaaattattgatgattgattgatgattgtatatataattatatacaccGTGAGCTGAAGTAACCCGACAGATTTTTACCACGCATTCTTAAGAAGCAAAAAATGTTATACTTATGCGTTTGGTGAAATTCGGCAAAACaaaaatatagatttttttttgcgttttctgCACAAGACACGTTTTGTCTTTTTACATTTTGGCGAAAAATCAAACAACGAAtaagtaaagtttttttgtttacaaataaaaattgcgAGTATCCTTTAACACTAATGTCTGtcagtaggtacttatgtcTAAACCAATAAGTCACATAGTGGCAGCGTCGCAGCCAATAAGGCGTTTTTCACTAAGTTATTACAAAAACGCTCTACAAGAGCTCAgaaaattttgtatgacattATAGTCTCTAAATTCGGTCAATAATACACCTTAAAAATTTGTCGGGTTATTCTAGCCCACGGTATACACCATTAATTTTACTTCTtattaaatgtatattaaaaatagaatgaataaaaacataatgattataaaataaacaataaaccaATAATCCCGTTCTGTGGAttgattattatttagtttaataaGTAGGTGCTTttagattgattgattaatttaatataattatagagatatattaattaaatattatatttattaattattcacagaaaataaatatcattcgTGTTTTAGTGAAATAATAGTTGTCATAAATCTAGCGTAGATGAAGTTTGTAGTATTCAACAGTGAGCTACAAAAAGTTTGAGCACCACTCAATGCCattataacttttatatttttcaagatAGGCACAAACAACGTGTACAAATAGCATATATAGCacgattattattttatattgcacCATTATTCTGAATCAACATATGGCATTAAACCTTAAAGAAATAATTAAGTACGGAAAttgtttatgttatgttattacGTTTTTGATGTAAAGGTTTGAGTGCTTGATGCCACCTGATATCCGCGGTAGAGCAATGATGCCGCAAATACATTCGGTGTATGTACTTAACTGAACATAAATTAGGTAGGCAacaaaacactcgtgtgatcctAATATAAAACTCGACTCGCTCGAATCATAAACCCAGTCACATAAACCAATGTTAGTTGGCAGTAATAGTGCTGACTTGGTCTTATAACTTTCTGTTATTCTGCTTGTTTCCTCTGCGCAGCTCCCGAGGTGCAGACAAACGGCAACTGCAACATCTTGTCGGACATGTTCTCACTGGGGCTGGTGATCTGCGCGGTATTCAACTCCGGAAAACCACTTATACAGGCCAACAACAACCCCATGCTTTACGTCAAGCAAATCGAATTCGTGAGTACTTATCAGCAATAGGgtataaatcagttttttttcgaactgtcaaaacgatattgctttgctactatggaatttatatgaaacactagcatgtgacgtcacaatcaaattacctactctttatagttttatacgggttttaaaatagaaatagtgTCTAAAATGAACtgttgtctacgtttctctattaatcttttggtgctttatgtcatgcatggtgtaaaattatttatttgaaatacggtcaaataccctatactcGGTGTCACTTTCAGTAGGTACGAAGACCAATCATCGACGACCTTAAGAGCCGACCGATTTGATTCCCATTCTATGTTCAGCAAATACATCCCATTACTTCAAAGGCTCCTTCTGTAGAGATGACTACACTTCCCACGCCAAAACGGGCCGTACCTACTCCCCACGCGGGGGCGCAGATTGTGTTATTTTAGTACAAAGATAAAAAAAGAAAGTGTGATGTTCTGCGGGGACTGTGCACGTATATTCGTTTCAACAATACGACCATACTACCGAAAGAAACAGTCTTAGTTCGGCGTAAAGTATGGTGGGAAAACTGGCATAATAGTTTGAGTTGTGGTATATTTTCGAACAATTGAAACCCAGGATTTTATAATTCCTTTAATATTGCTACAACCTGTATGTAAACTGAACATTGACATAATACGGGCCAGtagcaccaaactgtttgtcaacGTCAGTGTtccagattaaaaaaataaaaaaaaaaaaaaaaaaacgtcagtGTTCTTTGCTTACCGCCGTCATATTAATAACCAATACCTTGTAATACCTTGTTGTATGATAATCACCTTTGACGTAAATTGGTGCGTTTAGTGTACATGGTGCAACCCGCCCTAAGGCTGACTCTGTATTGTTGTTATTTGTGATCAGTTGGACGAGCAAGTAAGCGCCGTGTTGCCGCGAGTGCCTGCCGCGCTTCAGGAGGCAGTGCAGCGGCTGCTCTCCCGCGACCCTCATCCGCGTCCCACCACACAACTGCTACCACTCATCAAATACTTCAAGTAGGATTACCAATCATTCGCTCAGGGTTCAACTAGCTCATATTTGTgtctattgtacctacttacaatcGGTACTTTCTTTAATTCCGTTAATACCGGATGACACGTACCTAAAACTCATTTAATTGTAATACCGTGTTTTCGCACAGTAAAGTTCAAATTCAAACCGGTCTTCCACTGTCGCATGGTTTTTATGCGGGGTGGGACCAAACTAGTGACACTAAGGGCCACTTACACCAATCCAAATTTACCCACTAACTCGGAGTGAACTGTTAACACAGGGTtcaattgtactggtaacctgggttaaccccgggttaccTAATTTGCAAATTTATTTGGCAGCATAAAAAGCAAGTTCGATATATTATGTATTGATTATTGATAAATATTGTTACGGTTAGTTAGATATTGTTTTGCATGATGATTTTGCGtttagtatacatataatagtaacgtgaattatatttatttattatcccgaTTCAcgttaaatatttcattaattattgaTTGTTAATAGATGCCAAAGCGAAGTCGCTATCCAGGCCATGCAGTACCTTGATGTGATCACAATGAAGGACCCCAACTCAAAAAGCAACTTCTACAGGCAAACTCTCATCGATGCACTTCCATACATACCAAAGGTACCACTCTtcaaaattaaccaaaaaagtTACCGTTGTGTAAGTATAGCTCATTCCCTAAAAATATTCGGAAACTTCACTCACAAATATCTTTGTAAAAaggaaactaattaaaaaattataatctcGACCTAGGTATAAGTACCCCAGCATTTTTCATTTCGTGAGAAAGGCAAAAGTGATCACGGTAGGTATATTTCAACTTTTTAATTACACGATCAAGCTGCCGTAAACTTTGATGAACACTTTTTACAAAGAGAACAATAAACATTTTACAATGTAATCGAGCAGTAGTAACTAGGACAACAATTATCTACCAATCATTCATTAAGTATATTCTTAGGCACGTCGTTTCTCCCAGTTTTTGCTAAGTCATGCTTTAGTGTTTTTCAAGTATATTGTTAGGCACGTCGTTTCTCCCAGTTTTTGCTAAGTCATGCTTTAGTGTTTTTCAGAGTTCTTAAGTATATTCTTAGGCACGTCGTTTCTACCAGTCTTTGATAAGACatgttttagtgttttttagggttccgtacctcaaaaggaaaaaacggaactcttataggaccactcgtgcgtctgtctgtccatctgtccgtctgtcacagcctattttctcccaAACTACTGGAcgaattaagttgaaatttggtacacgtatgtaagtttgGGATCCAAAGACGcacatgtaacataaacaaatgaatttttcccctcactagctcggaaagccgtctttcaaaacaagcgggtgaaaactaattttatccactagtggggaaagtaatttgaccttagaTGGAGCGTGTAAAAAGCGTGCCTGAGAATAtacttttgacagataacaaaatgtaaaacgctcataataatggttctttcgatattaattatcataaataaatggtttgagaatttaataaaaaataccaaatttagctttatttaatgattttaagtcataaaccttaaattccataagaaacattttttttaatgatgttgaatgtaattcagaacgcacaagttgagtcgatgcaatttcaaaacgcatcgtcagaaatgtcaacattgtcaacaaaaaatttctcaccgactccgacttccaacacgtaaaaatacacaacttccagagttttttatgttatattatgttataatatcgtattttctttaaaaaattagtgattccagtgatgaagatgatctagcGCCTGTGCATGTTTCCTCGCTTTAGTGAAggaaaaagttttgtgttacacacgggtgcatatgtattttacttctcgtgtgttgaaagtgttgaaacacgagcaagcgaaaggattctacattctaaaatataatcctgagcgtagcgacgAAATTCCACActtgcgggtaaaatacaactttgcatccttttataacaaataactattatacatAGAGCCCACTTTAGAGggataaatgaaaaaattaataaataaagtttttcacaCTATAtcctgttacatatcaaataaaagagctcattatgagaatctcaatttttttaataagtttaggataaacagtttggttattcaagaaaataggcaaaaaatagccattcccctttatctccgaaactattgggtctaacattttgaaaaaaaaaaacatacacataatagttatttatagactaggaggatataaacggagtagccattaacaggtattcccctctgtcgaaaatagttggccaatggtcatacacaatgtatcacgtttttatctgacatggctattttgacgttacgtatacatttgaagtTCCCCTCTCCCGCAAAAATTAGCAGACTTTTATGTACAGCACAGACGTTTGGTTATATGACCCCCTCCTagcctatagatgacaggaaaacctatcagaaatgtgcagtcaagcgtgtgagtcggacttaattacttagtttttgatccgacccctaccggtttttcaaaaacatttcacttacgtttgacataaaaataatacgttgttaaaaattgtgtaatgtacggaacccttggaacgcgagtctgactcgcacttggccggttttttctattaaGCTAACTTTgatgtaggtatacctactataGTAAGGTTTTGGTcagtctgcccttgcaaatgAGAAAGATTGTGAACCTAGCAAAATACGAGTATAATCAAGTTGCGTCAGGATGCGTGcgataccacagaataagtaatagtattattatacagaacggccaggcaccgccccgccctgattcaaattacctcgccccgcgacagcagattgacgaccgtttgccagccgctcagtactatttttaagcaacttactcacactatgacgcacgacgcgtgtacagacgtgccgttcacgcatagaaacgcaagtgatttttgatgtatagcgtgtacGCCCTGTCATGTGGCGATACTTTGGAAGCACTGATATTATGATAAGTACTTATGGTATGCAATTGTAGCACCCTTACAAAAGCGATAGATAGAGTAAATTTACGTCAGTCAGTCAGTGAAATAATACATGAATTTTGCATGAGAAGTTTCGATAACTCAAATAGATTTAAACCACACCAACTCGTCTTTTCGAGCTTTTTTTTGTCTTCAAAAAATGATGAGACAGTTGCATCTTATCCACAACAGTAGCAAACTACTTCACAGTCAAGTCACGGAGTAAAATATCTTTtcgtttttttacatatttattatattctgttgACCTATTATAATAAGTTAATAGGTACACCGTGTAGGtacataaacaaaatattaatactcACTCAGCGATATTATTagctaaactttttttttcatttaggcATTTCTTCCTACAAATATAGGTATAGTATGAGAACGCGTGAGAATTGTAAGAAAAGTACGAGTAAGTCGTCCTTTGTTTAGTTTCGTCCGAGTATCAAAGAAAACTTGCAACAGAAAAGTTACGAATACAATGGAAGTGAAAAGCGGGTAAAGTTatcaaagaaaaatattatttcacaCACTAGTGGAACTTCATGCATATTTATTAGCTGAGCGCGGGTGGActggttgggttaggttaggttaggttagtgaTTAAAGGGTTGAGGGTTGAACTCTGTTTCAGAAACTGCGCTGGCAGCTGGTGTGGCCAGCGCTGCAGCTGGAGGTGCGCACGGCCGAGGTGCTAGCGGCCGTGCTGCAACCCATCATCTGGCTCACCAACGAAGCCACCCCTGACGAGTTCAGCCACTATGTTCTTCCCACCCTTAAGTAAATACTAATAAACCAATATTTCGCTCTCTAACCTTAAAATCCAAATGATTAGTCTAACTATGGGTAAAATCCAAGACATTTTTTCAGGAACCTGATGAATTCTCCAAAGAGTGTTCAGGCCTCTGTCACGGTCTTAGAGAATTTGCACATAATTTTAAAGAAGTGCAAAAAGGATGAGGTGAATAATGAGATTATGCCTATGCTCTACACAGCTTTGGATAACAACACTAATCAAATACAGGTTAGCTAAatgtataagtacctaataatttttctctgtcacCGTAATAACTACATCAAACTTATAAATACGATTGTTTACAGACTTCGTCTCTAATTGCAATGCAGAACGTATCCGATTACATTGAGGATAAGGCACTCCATGGAATTGTGCTGGGAAAGGTTAAAGTGCTATTGGAAAAAAATCAGAGTGATGTTAAGATAATTAGCCTAATCCTCGGATTTTATGAAAAGATTTTAGTTAGATTGGAAAGAAATCATATTCTCGAACAAGTGATCCCCACTCTTCTGAGCATGAGGTTGAGCGATCCCGATATTATCAACCGCGTTGTCCGTAAGTACTTATGCAGTCGATGGAATTTTCAGCGAGGGATCCgagacttttatttttatatatgtactgCTATTTGAATAAGTAACTCTTTTTGCCTTTTTTCCTATTTTCATCTTCATAGGATGTAATTACTGCGCTGCGAACCATTTACCGCAATGTCTTGCGAAATGTTTGCCTTTGCGAAATTATTGTGTTGATTATGTCTCATATTCCTAACATTCAACAATTTTATCACGATTGCCGTTTTGATTACAGGGCTTTACAAGTCAATGCTCTTGGAGAGAAAATTCGGCTTAACAACGAACGTTATGGCGACAAAGATGATCCCATCACTAGCACCGCAAACCGTCAATCCAGCGTTGAACGTTGATCAATTTACTAACCTAATGGAGGTATTGACTTATTATCACAAGGCAGTTTTGTTAAATAGATTGTGCCGGTATTTTTAGTCTTGTTTGTAATAAACGAGATAGTGTcattttataatatacctatataagtaaATACAAAAGGACGAATGCATAGCATAGGTCCATTGGTCTCAAGCGACTTGACTGTGACTTTGATATTACCCAAACATAAATAATCAAAAGTAGACACAAACTTTAAATACTTACTAATTTCAGATTCTCTATGATATGCTGGACAACATTGACAAGAACCAGCGCTACAAGTTGAAGCTGGATAGCTTGACTTTGCCAAGTCCCGAGCGGCATCGTCCACTGCGGCACCAGATGAGCACCGACAATATGAACGTACCACCCTTCAACATCCCCAATTTGCGTGTAGAGCAGCGTAAGACCTCCAGCGCCGAAGACATGGCACGCAAGAACTCTATCGGTGGTCAGAGTATCGGCACAGGAAGTGTTGGTGGTGGCTTCAAGAGTAAGTCCAATATTTGTTATAGTCCGGTGGCGTGCTGACgtccgcgcgggttcgtacctggtgcaaaggttgacCATCGCCATTCAACGTGGTGACACGGCTAAGAGAGTGATGGGTATATTTGCGCCGCGACACCTCGGACAACTCGGGGGCGATTTTTTGACTAGTCTCAAGTtataattgtattgttgtaattatttttttgtactgacatgcttaaataaattagttttagcaATGAAGAAACcatattttcaatatatttttttataaatgtggtCGGACTGCAAAAGTGCCAGGCTTAAGGTGAGGTCATTTAGCtattataatccgtttttttttttcattctatttttcgatgagaattttttttttaataccacgtcggtggcaatcaagcatacggcccgcctgatggtaagcagttaccgtagcctatggacgcctgcaacaccggagatattacacaaATAGAAGCTGTCACGTGGTACCATGGCCGACCACTTTTTTTTACTGTCCCCAAAGGCTCCTGACATACAAGTTACATTCTATTTGTCgatgaggttttttttaatgaatt
The Cydia strobilella chromosome Z, ilCydStro3.1, whole genome shotgun sequence genome window above contains:
- the LOC134754191 gene encoding SCY1-like protein 2 encodes the protein MAGIISKLKSVSTQNPPQLESNPIMQYFEIGKESSNAGPGLVWRVHDAYRKSDGKECSVFIFDKRIAEKLYKPKRKESMLDRLRACVALLEKLRHPKMLQIIHSLEEGHNTIAFASEHVLASLHNILAWHESTPVVPGAQPPVLPHPVSLGPPGMQTPQVNATPQRPPYAKEYFFLDVELRYGLLQIIEALHYLHYTARQIHRNVCPQVIIVTRRGTWKLFGLEFIENILGDDPTEMLTVAPWSIKVAKIAQPNLDYLAPEVQTNGNCNILSDMFSLGLVICAVFNSGKPLIQANNNPMLYVKQIEFLDEQVSAVLPRVPAALQEAVQRLLSRDPHPRPTTQLLPLIKYFKCQSEVAIQAMQYLDVITMKDPNSKSNFYRQTLIDALPYIPKKLRWQLVWPALQLEVRTAEVLAAVLQPIIWLTNEATPDEFSHYVLPTLKNLMNSPKSVQASVTVLENLHIILKKCKKDEVNNEIMPMLYTALDNNTNQIQTSSLIAMQNVSDYIEDKALHGIVLGKVKVLLEKNQSDVKIISLILGFYEKILVRLERNHILEQVIPTLLSMRLSDPDIINRVVRLYKSMLLERKFGLTTNVMATKMIPSLAPQTVNPALNVDQFTNLMEILYDMLDNIDKNQRYKLKLDSLTLPSPERHRPLRHQMSTDNMNVPPFNIPNLRVEQRKTSSAEDMARKNSIGGQSIGTGSVGGGFKSTGIGQWFFGSSNSTAADNNFLRVASAFPNRRLSDNTLMTPKIRIAPSCASSPGGTPGGSSGLPTRRHSSIGPQERRGSAVNLSPPTGGSMPNTSSSVPFLLTSSMQSIRSRRPSACLSGSQGSGILQQLSSGMYQLFSGRT